One Oncorhynchus clarkii lewisi isolate Uvic-CL-2024 chromosome 31, UVic_Ocla_1.0, whole genome shotgun sequence DNA segment encodes these proteins:
- the LOC139390962 gene encoding forkhead box protein I3-B, producing the protein MASFEPQDQSPPCCGPQFPSLGQEPPELSMYSDCYYPPPSLPSPQRTTPTSYDYSTSSPNPYLWFNGSGINAPPYLATTGPPGNPGPPFVPQHYGMQRPYLGPGGAGVPGGELGWFSLPSQEDLMKLVRPPYSYSALIAMAIHGAPERRLTLSQIYQYVADNFPFYNKSKAGWQNSIRHNLSLNDCFKKVPRDEDDPGKGNYWTLDPNCEKMFDNGNFRRKRKRKSDSLSGGEGGSGGSEPGEPGRSPEPPSNHGIDMSPTPERIPTPSTTGPAPCLSSFLSEMSGVVSGGANEIVRDSLNRALPITLTLDGTQRPTQPGGFGSYSPSSGASEWASQLPPPPGLSSSPTHSSLGYSSPILSQFNGHFYPGLGSASILYPREGTEV; encoded by the exons ATGGCGTCATTCGAACCTCAGGATCAGTCTCCTCCTTGCTGTGGCCCCCAGTTCCCCAGCCTGGGCCAGGAACCTCCAGAACTCAGCATGTACAGTGACTGCTACTACCCTCCTCCATCGCTCCCCAGCCCCCAGCGCACCACCCCCACCTCCTATGACTACAGCACCTCCTCCCCTAATCCTTACCTGTGGTTCAACGGATCCGGCATCAACGCTCCCCCATACCTGGCCACCACTGGGCCCCCAGGAAACCCCGGGCCACCCTTCGTTCCCCAGCACTATGGGATGCAGAGGCCTTACCTGGGGCCTGGCGGGGCAGGGGTCCCTGGGGGGGAGCTGGGCTGGTTCTCTCTGCCCTCACAGGAAGACCTGATGAAGTTGGTCCGCCCGCCCTACTCCTACTCCGCCCTCATCGCCATGGCGATCCACGGCGCCCCGGAGCGGCGGCTGACCTTGAGTCAGATCTACCAGTACGTGGCCGATAACTTCCCCTTCTACAACAAGAGCAAGGCTGGCTGGCAGAACTCCATCAGGCACAACCTGTCACTCAACGACTGCTTTAAGAAGGTCCCCAGAGATGAGGACGACCCTG GTAAGGGTAACTACTGgacactagacccaaactgtgAGAAGATGTTTGACAACGGAAACTTCCGTCGTAAGAGGAAGAGGAAGTCTGATTCACtgtctggaggagagggggggtcaGGGGGGTCGGAGCCAGGTGAGCCAGGTCGGAGCCCCGAACCCCCCAGCAACCACGGGATCGACATGTCTCCCACGCCAGAGAGAATCCCCACCCCTTCAACCACAGGTCCCGCCCCTTGCTTGAGCAGCTTCCTGTCTGAGATGTCTGGAGTGGTGTCAGGGGGAGCCAATGAGATCGTAAGAGATTCGCTGAACCGGGCCCTCCCCATAACCCTTACCCTGGATGGGACCCAGAGGCCTACACAGCCTGGGGGTTTTGGTAGTTACTCCCCCAGCTCGGGTGCTTCGGAGTGGGCTTCCCAGCTGCCGCCTCCGCCTGGCCTCTCCTCCTCGCCCACCCACTCTTCCCTGGGTTACAGCAGCCCCATCCTCAGCCAGTTCAATGGGCATTTCTACCCTGGCTTGGGCTCAGCAAGCATCCTATACCCACGGGAAGGCACAGAGGTCTGA